The proteins below are encoded in one region of Ricinus communis isolate WT05 ecotype wild-type chromosome 6, ASM1957865v1, whole genome shotgun sequence:
- the LOC8260105 gene encoding chorismate synthase, chloroplastic: MASCSSSLVSKPFLGASRLNGSDNRKLSISTVRISFSPRAPKKLQIHAAGSTFGTHFRVTTFGESHGGGVGCTIDGCPPRVPLSEADMQVDLDRRRPGQSRITTPRKETDTCKIYSGVSEGMTTGTPIHVFVPNTDQRGHDYSEMSVAYRPSHADATYDMKYGVRSVQGGGRSSARETIGRVASGAIAKKILKQFSGTEVLAYVSQVHKVVLPEDMVDHETLTLDQIESNIVRCPDPEYAEKMIAAIDKIRVRGDSVGGVVTCIVRNVPRGLGSPVFDKLEAELAKAVMSLPATKGFEFGSGFAGTFLTGSEHNDEFYMEEHGKIRTRTNRSGGIQGGISNGETIYMRIAFKPTSTIGKKQHTVTRDKVETELIARGRHDPCVVPRAVPMVEAMVALVLVDQLMAQYAQCYMFPINPELQEPLKLPRAESVNMTI; this comes from the exons ATGGCCtcttgttcttcttctcttgTCTCCAAGCCTTTCCTGGGTGCTTCCAGACTCAACGGCTCTGATAACCGGAAGCTCTCTATCTCCACCGTTCGGATCTCCTTCAGTCCTCGGGCTCCAAAAAAGCTTC AAATACATGCGGCAGGGAGTACATTTGGCACGCACTTCCGTGTTACAACTTTTGGCGAGTCTCATGGAGGTGGTGTTGGTTGTACAATTGATGGATGCCCTCCTCGGGTCCCTCTTTCAGAAGCTGATATGCAAGTGGATCTTGATAGAAG GAGGCCTGGCCAAAGTCGAATTACCACTCCTAGAAAAGAGACTGATACATGCAAAATATATTCAGGTGTCTCTGAAG GAATGACTACTGGAACACCAATCCATGTGTTTGTACCAAATACTGACCAGAGAGGACAT GATTACAGCGAAATGTCAGTGGCTTATAGACCTTCTCATGCTGATGCAACTTATGACATGAAGTATGGTGTCAGATCAGTGCAG GGTGGGGGAAGATCTTCAGCAAGAGAGACCATTGGAAGGGTTGCATCAGGAgctattgcaaagaaaattctcAAGCAATTTTCAGGAACTGAG GTTCTTGCCTATGTCTCTCAAGTTCACAAGGTTGTACTTCCAGAGGATATGGTTGATCATGAGACTCTGACACTTGATCAG ATTGAGAGCAATATCGTCAGGTGTCCAGATCCAGAATATGCAGAGAAGATGATTGCAGCCATTGACAAAATTCGTGTAAGAGGAGATTCTGTTGGTGGTGTTGTCACATGCATTGTGAGGAATGTCCCACGT GGGCTTGGTTCACCAGTTTTCGACAAACTTGAAGCTGAGTTGGCTAAAGCTGTTATGTCACTACCTGCAACAAAGGGCTTTGAATTTGGCAGTGGGTTTGCAG GCACTTTTCTGACTGGCAGTGAACATAATGATGAATTTTACATGGAAGAACATGGAAAAATCAGGACTCGAACAAATCGTTCTGGTGGAATACAG GGCGGGATATCCAATGGTGAAACTATATATATGAGAATAGCTTTCAAGCCAACATCTACAATAGGA AAGAAGCAACATACAGTCACTAGAGATAAGGTAGAGACCGAACTAATTGCTCGTGGTCGCCATGATCCTTGTGTTGTCCCACGAG CGGTGCCTATGGTAGAAGCCATGGTAGCCTTGGTTCTGGTGGACCAGTTGATGGCGCAATATGCACAGTGCTATATGTTCCCCATCAACCCGGAGCTACAAGAACCTTTGAAGTTGCCAAGAGCCGAGTCTGTCAACATGACCATCTGA
- the LOC8260104 gene encoding aminodeoxychorismate synthase, chloroplastic isoform X1, giving the protein MKLALCSSLDLANLSVQGLRCNSGKSFVGVGFVANNDYVQESYNSCNNGSKRKMAVSCHLMPGHLEGSFMGKKKLEEPSRKLEFFRTLLIDNYDSYTYNIYQELSVVNGVPPVVVKNDEWTWEEVCHYLYEEKAFDNIVISPGPGSPTCAADIGICLRLLLECRDIPILGVCLGHQALGYVHGAQIVHASEPVHGRTSEIEHHGCRLFHNIPSGRESGFKVVRYHSLVIDADSLPKELVPIAWTTSVGTRSFLESQNSDLIPHAYESQIRPSISSDIFSSELNNGTSWSFNYSEVQSKKILMGIMHSARPHYGLQFHPESIATCHGRQIFENFREMTRDYWRKLRSTFVNERNSFYTACLQVPDASELFGVPRRGVLGSNEDVLPSRETSRRRQLLGNIDVSSLLNFPESSVGVKHIKLKWRKFDKLAAQVGGARNIFCRLFGANKAENTFWLDSSSVEKKRARFSFMGNKGGSLWQKMTFRLSHQSDMDFKGGGYLSIEDAQGSIRSVYLEKGFLDFLNQELQSFHYDEKDFEGLPFDFYGGYIGYIGYNLKVECGMLSNCHKSTTPDACFFFADNFLVIDHCYDDIYIMSLQEGCATNTQWLDDVEQKLLHLEASAARKLGQQTSQSASFSSSNAGFLAETSREQYISNVNKCLGYIKDGESYELCLTTQMRKRVGDIDSLGLYLHLREKNPAPYAAWLNFSSDKLCICCSSPERFLRLDRDGILEAKPIKGTIARGSTPEKDEQLKLQLQHSEKDQAENLMIVDLLRNDLGRVCIPGSVHVPNLMDVETYATVHTMVSTIRGIKRSNLTAVDCVRAAFPGGSMTGAPKLRSMELLDSLESCSRGIYSGSIGFFSYNQTFDLNIVIRTVVIHEGEASIGAGGAVVALSTPEDEYDEMLLKSRAPAKAVIEFH; this is encoded by the exons ATGAAACTTGCTTTATGTTCTTCTTTGGATCTTGCAAATCTTTCTGTTCAGGGTCTTAGGTGTAATAGTGGTAAATCATTTGTTGGAGTTGGTTTTGTTGCCAATAATGACTATGTTCAAGAATCTTATAATTCTTGTAATAATGGTAGTAAAAGAAAGATGGCTGTTTCTTGCCATTTAATGCCTGGACATTTAGAGGGTTCTTTTATGGGAAAGAAAAAGTTGGAGGAGCCTAGCAGGAAGTTGGAATTTTTCAGGACATTGTTGATTGATAACTATGATAgttatacatataatatttacCAAGAGCTCTCTGTTGTTAATGgag TGCCTCCTGTGGTGGTGAAGAATGATGAATGGACATGGGAGGAAGTGTGCCACTACTTGTATGAAGAAAAAGCATTTGATAATATTGTTATATCACCTGGCCCTGGTTCTCCAACTTGTGCAGCTGATATAG GAATTTGTCTTCGGTTGCTGCTTGAGTGCAGGGATATTCCTATCTTAGGTGTTTGCCTTGGACACCAG GCTTTGGGTTATGTACATGGTGCTCAAATTGTCCATGCATCTGAACCAGTTCATGGACGCACGAG TGAAATTGAGCATCATGGGTGCAGGCTTTTCCACAATATACCTTCCGGCAGAGAATCTGGTTTCAAG GTGGTTCGCTACCATTCTCTTGTTATAGATGCTGATTCACTTCCAAAAGAACTTGTACCAATTGCATGGACAACTTCTGTTGGCACACGTTCTTTCCTTGAGTCCCAGAATTCTGATCTTATCCCTCATGCTTATGAGAGTCAGATTAGGCCAAGTATTTCCTCTGATATTTTTTCATCAGAACTAAATAATGGAACTTCTTGGTCTTTTAATTACTCAGAAGTGCAAAGCAAAAAAATTCTTATGGGTATTATGCATTCTGCAAGGCCTCACTATGGTTTACAG TTTCATCCTGAAAGTATAGCAACCTGTCATGGGAGGCAAATATTTGAGAATTTTAGAGAGATGACTCGGGATTATTGGCGGAAGCTGAGGTCAACATTTGTGAATGAAAGAAATTCCTTTTATACTG CATGCCTGCAGGTGCCTGATGCTAGTGAACTGTTTGGAGTTCCTAGACGTGGAGTATTGGGATCCAATGAAGATGTACTACCATCTAGAGAAACTTCAAGAAGGAGGCAATTATTGGGTAATATAGACGTCTCCAGCTTATTGAATTTTCCAGAATCAAGTGTTGGTGTAAAGCACATAAAGTTGAAATGGAGAAAGTTTGACAAATTGGCTGCACAAGTTGGTGGGGCCAGAAATATATTTTGCAGACTTTTTGGCGCTAATAAAGCTGAAAATACATTTTGGTTGGATAGTTCCTCAGTGGAAAAG AAAAGGGCACGCTTCTCATTCATGGGGAATAAAGGTGGATCACTTTGGCAGAAAATGACTTTTAGATTGTCTCATCAAAG TGACATGGATTTTAAAGGTGGAGGTTATTTATCGATTGAAGATGCCCAAGGCTCTATCAGAAGCGTGTATTTGGAAAAAggttttcttgattttttgaACCAG GAACTCCAGTCATTTCATTACGATGAAAAGGATTTTGAGGGACTGCCATTTGACTTTTATGGTGGATATATTGGTTATATTGG gTATAACCTAAAAGTTGAATGTGGCATGTTATCCAACTGCCACAAGTCCACGACTCCGGATGCTTGCTTTTTCTTTGCTGATAATTTTCTAGTCATCGATCATTGTTatgatgatatttatataatgtcTTTACAAGAAGGATGTGCAACCAATACCCAGTGGTTGGATGATGTTGAACAGAAGCTCTTACATTTGGAAGCTTCTGCTGCAAGAAAATTAGGGCAGCAGACTTCACAATCTGCATCATTTTCCTCGAGCAATGCAGGCTTTCTTGCTGAAACATCTAGAGAGCAGTATATTAGTAATGTGAACAAGTGTCTGGGATATATTAAAGATGGAGAAAGCTATGAGTTGTGTCTAACTACTCAGATGAGAAAAAGGGTTGGAGATATCGACTCTCTCGGACTTTATCTTCACCTTAGAGAGAAAAATCCAGCACCATATGCTGCTTGGCTTAATTTTTCAAGTGACAAATTATGCATCTGTTGTTCTTCCCCTGAGAGGTTCCTACGGTTAGATAGAGATGGTATTCTGGAAGCAAAGCCCATTAAGGGTACTATAGCTCGTGGCTCAACACCAGAAAAAGATGAACAACTTAAATTGCAGTTGCAGCACAG TGAGAAGGATCAAGCTGAAAATCTGATGATTGTTGATCTCCTGAGGAATGATCTTGGCCGTGTCTGCATACCTGGCTCTGTTCATGTGCCAAATCTTATGGATGTGGAAACATATGCAACTGTGCATACCATGGTGAGTACAATTCGAGGAATAAAGAGGTCAAATTTAACTGCAGTTGACTGTGTGAGGGCTGCATTTCCTGGTGGTTCAATGACAGGTGCTCCCAAGTTAAGGTCTATGGAACTTCTCGATTCTCTTGAAAGTTGTTCCCGTGGGATCTACTCGGGTTCCATTggatttttttcatataatcaGACATTTGATCTGAATATTGTGATAAGAACAGTTGTAATACATGAAGGTGAAGCTTCTATAGGAGCAGGAGGGGCTGTTGTTGCTCTATCAACTCCTGAAGATGAGTACGACGAAATGTTATTGAAATCGCGCGCACCAGCAAAGGCAGTGATAGAATTTCATTAG
- the LOC8260104 gene encoding aminodeoxychorismate synthase, chloroplastic isoform X2, with amino-acid sequence MKLALCSSLDLANLSVQGLRCNSGKSFVGVGFVANNDYVQESYNSCNNGSKRKMAVSCHLMPGHLEGSFMGKKKLEEPSRKLEFFRTLLIDNYDSYTYNIYQELSVVNGVPPVVVKNDEWTWEEVCHYLYEEKAFDNIVISPGPGSPTCAADIGICLRLLLECRDIPILGVCLGHQALGYVHGAQIVHASEPVHGRTSEIEHHGCRLFHNIPSGRESGFKVVRYHSLVIDADSLPKELVPIAWTTSVGTRSFLESQNSDLIPHAYESQIRPSISSDIFSSELNNGTSWSFNYSEVQSKKILMGIMHSARPHYGLQFHPESIATCHGRQIFENFREMTRDYWRKLRSTFVNERNSFYTACLQVPDASELFGVPRRGVLGSNEDVLPSRETSRRRQLLGNIDVSSLLNFPESSVGVKHIKLKWRKFDKLAAQVGGARNIFCRLFGANKAENTFWLDSSSVEKKRARFSFMGNKGGSLWQKMTFRLSHQSDMDFKGGGYLSIEDAQGSIRSVYLEKGFLDFLNQELQSFHYDEKDFEGLPFDFYGGYIGYIGYNLKVECGMLSNCHKSTTPDACFFFADNFLVIDHCYDDIYIMSLQEGCATNTQWLDDVEQKLLHLEASAARKLGQQTSQSASFSSSNAGFLAETSREQYISNVNKCLGYIKDGESYELCLTTQMRKRVGDIDSLGLYLHLREKNPAPYAAWLNFSSDKLCICCSSPERFLRLDRDGILEAKPIKGTIARGSTPEKDEQLKLQLQHRIWLVAKTADYLVLWHTH; translated from the exons ATGAAACTTGCTTTATGTTCTTCTTTGGATCTTGCAAATCTTTCTGTTCAGGGTCTTAGGTGTAATAGTGGTAAATCATTTGTTGGAGTTGGTTTTGTTGCCAATAATGACTATGTTCAAGAATCTTATAATTCTTGTAATAATGGTAGTAAAAGAAAGATGGCTGTTTCTTGCCATTTAATGCCTGGACATTTAGAGGGTTCTTTTATGGGAAAGAAAAAGTTGGAGGAGCCTAGCAGGAAGTTGGAATTTTTCAGGACATTGTTGATTGATAACTATGATAgttatacatataatatttacCAAGAGCTCTCTGTTGTTAATGgag TGCCTCCTGTGGTGGTGAAGAATGATGAATGGACATGGGAGGAAGTGTGCCACTACTTGTATGAAGAAAAAGCATTTGATAATATTGTTATATCACCTGGCCCTGGTTCTCCAACTTGTGCAGCTGATATAG GAATTTGTCTTCGGTTGCTGCTTGAGTGCAGGGATATTCCTATCTTAGGTGTTTGCCTTGGACACCAG GCTTTGGGTTATGTACATGGTGCTCAAATTGTCCATGCATCTGAACCAGTTCATGGACGCACGAG TGAAATTGAGCATCATGGGTGCAGGCTTTTCCACAATATACCTTCCGGCAGAGAATCTGGTTTCAAG GTGGTTCGCTACCATTCTCTTGTTATAGATGCTGATTCACTTCCAAAAGAACTTGTACCAATTGCATGGACAACTTCTGTTGGCACACGTTCTTTCCTTGAGTCCCAGAATTCTGATCTTATCCCTCATGCTTATGAGAGTCAGATTAGGCCAAGTATTTCCTCTGATATTTTTTCATCAGAACTAAATAATGGAACTTCTTGGTCTTTTAATTACTCAGAAGTGCAAAGCAAAAAAATTCTTATGGGTATTATGCATTCTGCAAGGCCTCACTATGGTTTACAG TTTCATCCTGAAAGTATAGCAACCTGTCATGGGAGGCAAATATTTGAGAATTTTAGAGAGATGACTCGGGATTATTGGCGGAAGCTGAGGTCAACATTTGTGAATGAAAGAAATTCCTTTTATACTG CATGCCTGCAGGTGCCTGATGCTAGTGAACTGTTTGGAGTTCCTAGACGTGGAGTATTGGGATCCAATGAAGATGTACTACCATCTAGAGAAACTTCAAGAAGGAGGCAATTATTGGGTAATATAGACGTCTCCAGCTTATTGAATTTTCCAGAATCAAGTGTTGGTGTAAAGCACATAAAGTTGAAATGGAGAAAGTTTGACAAATTGGCTGCACAAGTTGGTGGGGCCAGAAATATATTTTGCAGACTTTTTGGCGCTAATAAAGCTGAAAATACATTTTGGTTGGATAGTTCCTCAGTGGAAAAG AAAAGGGCACGCTTCTCATTCATGGGGAATAAAGGTGGATCACTTTGGCAGAAAATGACTTTTAGATTGTCTCATCAAAG TGACATGGATTTTAAAGGTGGAGGTTATTTATCGATTGAAGATGCCCAAGGCTCTATCAGAAGCGTGTATTTGGAAAAAggttttcttgattttttgaACCAG GAACTCCAGTCATTTCATTACGATGAAAAGGATTTTGAGGGACTGCCATTTGACTTTTATGGTGGATATATTGGTTATATTGG gTATAACCTAAAAGTTGAATGTGGCATGTTATCCAACTGCCACAAGTCCACGACTCCGGATGCTTGCTTTTTCTTTGCTGATAATTTTCTAGTCATCGATCATTGTTatgatgatatttatataatgtcTTTACAAGAAGGATGTGCAACCAATACCCAGTGGTTGGATGATGTTGAACAGAAGCTCTTACATTTGGAAGCTTCTGCTGCAAGAAAATTAGGGCAGCAGACTTCACAATCTGCATCATTTTCCTCGAGCAATGCAGGCTTTCTTGCTGAAACATCTAGAGAGCAGTATATTAGTAATGTGAACAAGTGTCTGGGATATATTAAAGATGGAGAAAGCTATGAGTTGTGTCTAACTACTCAGATGAGAAAAAGGGTTGGAGATATCGACTCTCTCGGACTTTATCTTCACCTTAGAGAGAAAAATCCAGCACCATATGCTGCTTGGCTTAATTTTTCAAGTGACAAATTATGCATCTGTTGTTCTTCCCCTGAGAGGTTCCTACGGTTAGATAGAGATGGTATTCTGGAAGCAAAGCCCATTAAGGGTACTATAGCTCGTGGCTCAACACCAGAAAAAGATGAACAACTTAAATTGCAGTTGCAGCACAG AATATGGCTGGTTGCCAAAACTGCTGACTATCTTGTGCTTTGGCATACTCACTAA